The Candidatus Bathyarchaeota archaeon genome includes a region encoding these proteins:
- a CDS encoding thioredoxin family protein, whose product MIKLLLFISPTCPHCPAAKDVAEKLKKIRDDVEVEVLDISNQENFTTALMLQVASTPTFVLGETPIFVGCVPSLEELDTKIREYAGRIGVK is encoded by the coding sequence TTGATTAAATTGCTTCTTTTTATCTCTCCTACTTGTCCTCACTGTCCAGCAGCGAAAGATGTTGCTGAAAAATTGAAGAAAATTCGAGATGATGTTGAGGTCGAAGTCTTAGACATTTCTAACCAAGAGAACTTTACAACCGCATTAATGCTTCAGGTGGCGTCGACACCAACTTTCGTACTTGGAGAGACCCCCATTTTTGTTGGATGTGTGCCTTCTCTTGAAGAGTTAGATACAAAAATCAGAGAATACGCCGGAAGAATCGGTGTGAAGTAG
- a CDS encoding indolepyruvate oxidoreductase subunit beta codes for MVKKSVDLIISGVGGQGVILLSTMIGRAAINEGLDVKIAETHGLAQRGGSVVSHVRIGRNIFSPLIPIGQADAVIGLEPLEAARYVSFIQPGSGVIIFNIKRVLPLPVRLGTESYPSIESLITILRKYSSCIYPIDADQIAEKVGNIRTSNIVMLGALAASLRLPFSIESLKAVVMRDAPKGTENANLLAFTLGVRVMKHLIAGRSL; via the coding sequence ATGGTGAAGAAATCGGTTGATTTGATAATTTCTGGTGTGGGTGGACAAGGTGTAATTCTACTATCCACTATGATTGGAAGAGCTGCTATTAACGAAGGACTGGATGTAAAGATTGCTGAAACCCACGGTCTTGCTCAACGTGGTGGATCTGTTGTAAGTCATGTGAGAATTGGGAGAAATATCTTCTCTCCGCTAATCCCTATTGGCCAAGCGGATGCTGTCATCGGTCTTGAGCCGCTGGAGGCAGCAAGATATGTTTCATTCATTCAGCCTGGTTCTGGAGTTATAATTTTTAATATAAAGCGTGTTCTGCCTTTGCCCGTTAGACTCGGGACGGAGAGTTACCCATCCATCGAGTCTTTAATCACTATATTACGCAAATATTCTTCCTGCATTTATCCAATAGACGCAGATCAAATTGCAGAAAAAGTTGGAAACATCCGTACTTCAAATATAGTTATGCTCGGGGCCCTTGCAGCTTCTCTTAGGCTTCCGTTTTCAATTGAGAGCCTTAAAGCCGTCGTTATGAGGGATGCGCCAAAGGGAACGGAAAATGCGAACCTACTGGCATTTACCTTGGGCGTTAGGGTTATGAAACATCTAATTGCAGGAAGGTCTTTATAA
- the nrdD gene encoding anaerobic ribonucleoside-triphosphate reductase — MGSISYMRRIDALVVRKSKGTVEPFDRQKIVESLVDEANVDRRIAMEIASEVEIEIRHMDLEFISAPLIREIVNAKLLEYGLEDARKVYTRVGLPVADVERMIAGVHWYSKENANLQRNPETIHKLLADSVIREHTLLKILPIKLSDMHMKGAIHIHELEYFPTRPFCQSHDARFFFKHGFVADGTGTHTAVAGPAKKAEVALLHALKVLQASQVNCGGGQGLHNFTVFMAPYLRGLDYSTLKQLAQTMFFELGEMYVARGGQTVFSSVSLEPGIPKAYQDIPAIGPGGKEVGVYSDYADETTRFFDAIVEVALDGDYMGKPFNWPKLEIRLTRDWFQAYNKEFLLSSQLAAKFGSPYYFNAGAPYMPGEMICTQCCRYYMQHADWNDEHDLLNGTLRGGVIQNITVNLPQCAYEADGDDDRLFEEIDRRMAASRDVLLIKINEMKKRLAEGFLPFLSQPVDDNPYKIKWYDYEYIDDDEGQLQVKSSHEAHLAGTPYLVPERQGATIGVLGLNEMLKAHIGSELHESRDAWKFGLKVINRMRRTVDEYTKATGVYFGLVQSPAESCAHRLALIDLRTYGRSKVVVQGNPDNGEQGVPAVYYTNSTHVRVSAPIALWERIRIEASFHPLFNGGTILHVFLGEAYPDPEAVWKLTECIATKTLTGYFTYTRDLTICKRCKTVHSGLQRLCPNCNAGGADLEHWSRITGYYQEVSGWNAGKKAELMDRYRHDIKVKLFD; from the coding sequence ATGGGGAGTATTAGTTATATGAGAAGAATTGATGCATTAGTTGTTCGGAAGAGTAAAGGAACAGTAGAACCATTTGATAGGCAGAAAATCGTTGAAAGTTTAGTTGACGAAGCGAATGTAGACCGCCGTATAGCGATGGAAATAGCTAGTGAAGTTGAGATAGAGATACGTCACATGGACTTGGAGTTTATCAGTGCGCCTCTCATTCGAGAAATTGTAAACGCTAAACTTCTTGAATACGGGCTGGAAGATGCTCGAAAAGTTTACACCAGAGTAGGATTGCCCGTAGCCGACGTTGAAAGGATGATCGCAGGCGTGCACTGGTACTCCAAGGAGAATGCCAATTTGCAACGTAATCCAGAAACCATCCATAAACTTCTTGCCGACTCCGTAATTCGTGAGCATACGTTACTAAAAATTCTTCCGATAAAACTGAGTGACATGCACATGAAAGGTGCAATTCATATTCATGAGCTGGAATACTTCCCCACTAGACCATTTTGCCAATCACATGATGCTCGCTTCTTCTTTAAACACGGTTTCGTCGCTGATGGAACAGGGACTCACACCGCGGTAGCAGGTCCAGCCAAAAAAGCTGAGGTGGCACTGCTTCACGCTTTAAAAGTCTTACAGGCAAGTCAGGTGAACTGCGGTGGTGGACAGGGATTACATAATTTCACTGTTTTTATGGCTCCATATCTAAGAGGTTTGGACTATAGTACTTTGAAGCAGCTTGCTCAGACGATGTTCTTTGAGTTGGGTGAAATGTATGTTGCACGTGGTGGGCAAACCGTGTTTTCAAGTGTATCATTAGAACCAGGTATCCCTAAAGCCTACCAAGATATACCAGCCATAGGACCTGGTGGCAAGGAAGTTGGCGTTTACAGCGATTACGCCGATGAAACCACTCGTTTCTTTGATGCAATTGTCGAAGTTGCCCTCGACGGCGACTACATGGGAAAACCATTTAATTGGCCTAAATTAGAAATTAGGCTGACGCGCGATTGGTTCCAGGCCTATAACAAAGAATTTCTCCTATCTTCTCAATTAGCTGCTAAGTTCGGCAGTCCATATTACTTCAACGCTGGGGCTCCCTACATGCCGGGAGAAATGATATGTACCCAATGTTGCCGGTACTACATGCAGCATGCGGATTGGAATGATGAACACGATCTACTTAACGGTACTCTTCGTGGGGGAGTTATCCAGAATATTACAGTAAATCTTCCGCAATGCGCCTACGAGGCCGACGGTGATGACGATCGACTTTTTGAGGAGATCGATCGTAGAATGGCAGCATCCCGTGATGTATTACTAATTAAGATTAATGAAATGAAAAAGCGGCTTGCTGAAGGATTTCTTCCATTTCTTTCGCAACCGGTTGATGATAATCCCTATAAAATTAAATGGTATGATTACGAATACATTGATGATGACGAAGGACAACTGCAAGTTAAGTCAAGCCATGAGGCACATCTTGCCGGTACACCCTATCTCGTACCTGAACGGCAAGGAGCTACCATCGGCGTTTTAGGTCTAAATGAGATGCTTAAGGCGCATATCGGTAGTGAACTTCATGAGAGTCGCGATGCATGGAAATTCGGATTAAAAGTTATCAATCGGATGCGGCGAACTGTTGATGAGTATACCAAGGCAACTGGAGTGTACTTTGGCCTAGTTCAGTCCCCCGCTGAATCATGTGCTCATAGGCTTGCACTTATTGACTTAAGGACCTATGGAAGATCAAAAGTAGTTGTACAAGGCAACCCTGATAACGGAGAGCAAGGAGTTCCAGCTGTTTATTACACTAACTCGACTCACGTTAGAGTTTCAGCTCCCATTGCACTATGGGAAAGAATTAGAATTGAAGCTAGTTTTCACCCGCTCTTCAATGGAGGAACTATTCTGCATGTTTTCCTTGGTGAAGCCTATCCAGACCCTGAAGCGGTGTGGAAACTTACAGAGTGTATCGCGACAAAGACACTGACCGGCTACTTTACCTATACCCGTGATCTCACTATTTGTAAGCGTTGTAAAACGGTACACAGTGGTTTGCAACGCCTGTGTCCAAACTGTAATGCCGGAGGCGCTGATCTCGAACACTGGAGTCGAATAACTGGTTATTACCAAGAAGTTAGTGGGTGGAATGCCGGCAAGAAAGCTGAACTTATGGATCGTTACCGACATGACATCAAGGTGAAATTATTTGATTAA
- a CDS encoding metallophosphoesterase encodes MIRPAIPWPALLIDEGIDRILVVADLHLGFEHELANMGINLPSQTSKIKTKLLGILEELRPSRLVFLGDVKHSIPKISFQEWQDVPSFFEAIQRIVRDIIVIPGNHDGDLEPLILPSIQMGPMKGIVISRVGLFHGHAWPSPEHFSTDYWIIAHNHPVIHFRDSLGFRIVRQAWIKANCDGPKLAKAFLQYSGIKPTGDPIETFRQNFNIEVKSPKLIIMPAFNEMLGGLPINLEQPEDLLGPVFRAGAVDVDGAETYLLDGTFLGTISHLRRLV; translated from the coding sequence TTGATTCGTCCTGCAATTCCTTGGCCAGCACTACTTATTGATGAAGGGATAGATAGGATTCTTGTAGTTGCTGATCTCCATTTAGGTTTCGAGCATGAGCTTGCAAACATGGGCATCAATCTTCCATCTCAAACTTCTAAAATAAAAACGAAGCTTCTGGGGATACTTGAAGAACTTCGTCCATCTCGATTAGTTTTTTTAGGAGACGTGAAACATAGCATCCCTAAAATTTCTTTTCAAGAATGGCAGGATGTACCCTCATTTTTCGAAGCTATCCAAAGAATAGTTCGAGATATCATTGTTATTCCGGGTAATCACGACGGTGATCTTGAACCGTTAATTTTACCTTCCATTCAAATGGGTCCGATGAAGGGAATCGTTATAAGTCGTGTTGGTTTATTTCATGGACATGCTTGGCCGTCACCAGAGCATTTCTCCACAGACTATTGGATTATAGCACATAATCATCCGGTAATTCATTTTCGTGACTCACTTGGCTTTCGAATTGTCCGCCAGGCTTGGATTAAGGCAAATTGTGATGGTCCTAAACTCGCTAAAGCCTTTCTCCAGTATTCTGGCATTAAGCCTACGGGCGATCCAATTGAAACGTTTAGGCAGAATTTTAACATAGAGGTTAAAAGCCCAAAGTTGATTATAATGCCTGCTTTCAATGAAATGCTTGGTGGCTTACCAATTAATCTTGAGCAGCCCGAAGATTTGTTAGGCCCAGTTTTTCGGGCTGGAGCTGTGGATGTCGATGGAGCTGAAACATATCTTCTTGATGGGACATTTCTGGGAACAATTAGCCACCTTCGTCGCCTGGTTTAA
- a CDS encoding NAD(P)/FAD-dependent oxidoreductase, translating to MQFDVIIVGAGPAGLFAANELSEANKLRTLIIDQGSDIQHRKCPVMTLYKSCSKCSPCQVMCGVGGAGTLSSGLLNLRPDIGGNLVQLIKSDKVAWSLVNYVDQIFLKHGAPSKLYAPNHEDSEKLERAAAAVGVKFIPVPQRHIGTDNAPKVIESIEHHLKTRGVRFLLNKRVIRIDKNTVTLEDGTSFNCKYILVAPGRSGAKWLAEEAKRLKIPTKYEPVDVGVRVEIPSVVMEPIVSVSRDPKFHIYTATYDDFVRTFCVNHEGFVVQEVYDDFIGVNGHAMAEQKSANSNFALLVRVELTQPLEDTSAYGRTIAMQTTTLGGGRPLLQRLGDLEGGHRSTWERIERGNVRPTLRNVTPGDIAMAMPHRIVADIVEGLEKLNHVIPGVASTSTLLYAPEVKFSANRVYTNRDLETPIENIFVAGDGAGLSRGLVTAAATGIIAAHGILKKEGITPPKLE from the coding sequence TTGCAGTTTGACGTAATTATCGTTGGGGCGGGTCCTGCAGGTCTTTTCGCTGCTAATGAACTTTCAGAAGCAAATAAGTTGCGTACTCTCATAATTGACCAAGGATCCGACATCCAACATCGTAAATGTCCCGTCATGACATTATACAAGAGTTGTTCAAAATGCTCACCTTGTCAAGTGATGTGTGGTGTTGGTGGTGCTGGGACCCTCTCAAGCGGTCTTCTCAATCTTCGTCCAGACATTGGCGGTAACCTTGTGCAGCTTATCAAGAGCGACAAGGTCGCTTGGAGTCTTGTTAATTATGTCGACCAAATATTCCTAAAACACGGTGCGCCATCAAAACTCTATGCACCCAATCATGAAGATTCAGAAAAGCTCGAACGAGCTGCGGCAGCTGTAGGAGTTAAATTTATTCCAGTCCCACAACGTCATATCGGCACAGATAACGCTCCAAAGGTTATAGAGTCCATTGAACATCATCTAAAGACCCGTGGTGTTAGGTTCCTTTTAAATAAAAGGGTTATCCGAATCGATAAGAATACTGTTACGCTAGAAGATGGAACAAGTTTCAACTGCAAATACATCCTTGTCGCCCCGGGTCGTAGTGGAGCAAAGTGGCTTGCCGAGGAGGCTAAGCGTCTAAAAATACCAACAAAATATGAGCCAGTCGATGTCGGGGTGCGGGTAGAAATCCCCTCGGTTGTTATGGAGCCAATTGTATCGGTGAGTCGGGATCCAAAATTTCACATTTACACCGCAACGTATGACGACTTCGTGCGTACTTTTTGTGTAAATCACGAGGGTTTTGTCGTTCAGGAGGTATACGACGATTTCATCGGGGTTAACGGTCATGCTATGGCTGAGCAGAAATCTGCGAACTCTAACTTTGCTCTGTTAGTTAGAGTTGAATTAACACAACCGCTTGAAGACACCTCAGCTTATGGTCGAACAATCGCGATGCAAACTACAACCTTGGGAGGTGGGCGCCCCTTGCTTCAGAGACTCGGCGATCTGGAGGGAGGGCATCGATCCACATGGGAAAGAATTGAACGCGGTAACGTACGACCAACCCTGCGTAATGTTACACCAGGTGATATTGCAATGGCCATGCCTCATCGAATTGTTGCAGACATAGTTGAAGGCCTCGAAAAATTAAACCACGTCATTCCCGGCGTCGCTTCAACATCAACGCTTCTTTACGCTCCGGAGGTAAAATTTTCCGCAAACCGCGTATATACCAACAGAGATTTGGAAACTCCCATCGAAAATATTTTCGTAGCTGGAGACGGCGCTGGTTTATCCCGAGGATTGGTCACCGCCGCTGCAACCGGGATAATCGCTGCTCATGGCATTCTGAAAAAGGAAGGGATCACCCCGCCAAAATTAGAGTAG
- the nrdD gene encoding anaerobic ribonucleoside-triphosphate reductase: MSRPVKKASSKVFDAAASPLRIQMLRLLNMQGPLAYSEIMELLNLDPGRDAGKFAYHLRSVLQANLVDVDKETKKYMLTDLGRLVVDFSQNLEEYAMKKSRKLLVRTSRVAIEDFDRNKIVQALVREAGVPTELAEKIAGEAEERLLRLQTKYLTAPLIREFVNSILIEKGLEEYRHKLTRLGLPVYDVTQRIREAKEALLNVEAIHKMAGNRVMEEYMLLNILPRDVADAHLSGALHLCNTGCWIIKPNEIQHDLRVFFNEGFRAERLGLLSVTSNPPRSFEEVLFLTLNVLKSSSIEAAGEQALDYFNVFIAPFVRGMPPERIKELLRLFIFSLGQSSSNGCLVESTLGFELSIPDHLKKVEAIGPGGKSAGYYGDYEDEVRKIFEAVMDIMFEDSAHKPIFNPHIVVKIRQDTLKDPLLLKAHKLAATCGIPYFANLSQQWQSYANYTASGTRLASEWTQDWELDTIRTGNLDCVLINLPRIAYEAQGNDEKFSEILENHIKMASLALEIKHQIIEEHMQHGLLPFLTQQTAGESYFRLENATHLISCVGLNEAIKIHTGHQIFESDDSLSFAIKLFEDITARVKQQSRKPRFRFSLSQTSDEQAAQRLAELDVEKYGWANVSVQGTKDAPYYTDLTFLPLEADLSLNDRLQIEGKFHMLTHGGHLAVIILKEPEQRPEDLLVNTERVCQTSGVGFFTYTRDLTYCMHCQRLFGGILQKCPRCKSSNTLTHYSRSSAKYLPLRWWAPAKRANIARRISYGL; encoded by the coding sequence TTGTCTCGGCCTGTAAAGAAAGCTAGCTCAAAAGTATTCGATGCGGCTGCTTCACCGCTTCGTATTCAAATGCTTCGGCTTCTTAATATGCAAGGTCCTTTGGCTTATAGTGAAATTATGGAATTGTTGAACCTTGATCCAGGTCGTGATGCAGGAAAATTCGCTTACCATTTAAGAAGTGTCCTTCAGGCAAACCTAGTAGATGTTGATAAGGAAACCAAAAAGTATATGCTCACAGATCTCGGGCGTCTGGTCGTAGATTTCTCTCAAAACCTAGAAGAATACGCGATGAAAAAAAGTCGCAAATTACTTGTTCGCACTTCTCGCGTTGCCATTGAGGATTTTGACCGAAATAAAATTGTTCAAGCCCTCGTGCGAGAAGCGGGCGTTCCAACCGAGCTCGCTGAGAAAATTGCGGGAGAAGCTGAAGAACGCCTTCTTCGTTTACAGACGAAGTATTTGACTGCACCCTTAATCCGAGAGTTTGTTAACTCAATCCTCATCGAAAAAGGACTGGAAGAATATAGACACAAGCTTACACGCTTGGGACTTCCGGTTTACGACGTGACTCAACGTATTCGCGAAGCCAAAGAAGCTCTCCTCAATGTTGAGGCTATCCATAAAATGGCCGGAAACCGTGTCATGGAAGAATATATGCTTCTTAATATACTTCCTAGAGACGTCGCTGACGCACACCTCTCTGGGGCACTACATCTATGTAATACCGGTTGTTGGATCATTAAGCCAAACGAAATACAACATGATCTCAGGGTTTTTTTCAATGAAGGTTTTCGTGCGGAGAGACTCGGTTTATTATCCGTAACATCTAATCCTCCGAGGTCCTTTGAAGAGGTCTTATTCCTTACGTTGAATGTGTTAAAGTCATCAAGTATTGAGGCAGCAGGTGAACAAGCACTTGATTACTTCAATGTTTTTATCGCGCCTTTCGTTAGAGGTATGCCTCCGGAGAGAATCAAGGAGCTTTTGAGGCTTTTTATTTTTAGTTTAGGTCAATCTTCATCCAATGGCTGTTTAGTTGAATCCACGTTAGGCTTCGAACTCTCCATTCCAGATCATCTCAAAAAGGTGGAAGCCATAGGTCCAGGAGGTAAATCGGCGGGCTACTATGGAGATTATGAAGATGAAGTACGTAAAATCTTCGAGGCAGTAATGGATATAATGTTTGAAGACAGTGCTCATAAACCCATTTTTAACCCTCACATAGTTGTAAAGATTAGGCAGGACACCCTTAAAGATCCGTTATTATTAAAAGCACATAAACTTGCAGCAACTTGTGGCATTCCATACTTCGCAAACTTATCCCAACAATGGCAATCTTACGCGAACTACACCGCATCCGGAACTCGTTTAGCATCCGAATGGACGCAGGATTGGGAACTTGATACAATCAGAACAGGTAACCTAGATTGTGTATTAATCAACTTGCCTCGGATTGCTTACGAGGCGCAAGGAAACGATGAAAAATTCTCTGAGATACTAGAAAACCACATTAAAATGGCAAGTTTAGCGCTTGAAATCAAACACCAAATAATCGAAGAACACATGCAACATGGACTTTTGCCCTTCCTTACGCAACAAACGGCTGGTGAATCTTATTTCCGCCTTGAAAATGCCACTCATCTCATCAGTTGTGTTGGCTTAAATGAAGCAATCAAAATACACACAGGTCACCAAATCTTCGAAAGCGATGATTCGCTGTCTTTTGCCATTAAACTCTTCGAGGATATTACTGCCCGTGTAAAGCAGCAATCGCGAAAGCCTAGGTTTCGCTTCAGTTTATCGCAAACCTCTGATGAGCAGGCTGCACAGAGATTAGCTGAGCTCGATGTAGAAAAATATGGCTGGGCTAATGTGAGCGTGCAGGGAACTAAAGATGCTCCATATTACACGGATCTGACATTTTTACCATTAGAAGCCGATTTATCTTTAAATGATCGGTTGCAAATCGAAGGCAAATTTCACATGCTTACTCATGGCGGTCACCTAGCGGTGATCATCTTAAAAGAACCTGAGCAAAGACCAGAGGATTTGTTAGTTAACACTGAGCGAGTATGTCAAACCTCCGGAGTAGGATTTTTTACATACACGCGGGATTTGACTTATTGTATGCATTGTCAACGGTTATTTGGAGGCATTTTGCAGAAATGTCCTCGTTGTAAATCATCAAATACGCTTACACACTATAGTCGTTCTTCAGCAAAATATCTTCCATTGCGCTGGTGGGCTCCCGCGAAGCGGGCAAATATAGCTCGACGCATATCTTATGGTTTATAA
- the pyrB gene encoding aspartate carbamoyltransferase: protein MRKLNFQGRDIISIQDFTREEIDYILATADLMEPIAKKSSNLLHGKILATLFFEPSTRTRLSFETAMHRLGGAVIGFAEPRTASIEKGENLADTIRVIENYADVIALRHPLEGAARLAAEFATIPVINAGSGTEEHPTQALLDLYTILREKKQIDKLNIALLGDLRYGRTVHSLAAALTNYDVTLYLISPELLRMRREFLENVKRKIKVVEARSLENVIRELDVLYVTRIQKERFADPADYEKVKDAYQVNSDILRAAKNDLIVMHPLPRVEEISPDVDMTAHAKYFKQVWYGLLLRMALLTLILGEID, encoded by the coding sequence ATGAGAAAATTAAATTTTCAGGGAAGAGATATAATCTCAATTCAAGACTTCACCCGAGAGGAAATTGACTACATCCTTGCAACTGCCGATTTAATGGAGCCAATTGCCAAAAAAAGCTCTAACCTTTTGCATGGTAAAATTTTGGCTACTCTCTTCTTTGAACCAAGCACCAGAACAAGGTTGAGTTTTGAAACAGCTATGCATCGACTCGGTGGCGCTGTAATCGGCTTTGCTGAACCCAGAACAGCTTCTATTGAAAAGGGAGAAAACTTGGCTGATACTATAAGGGTTATCGAAAATTATGCTGATGTAATTGCGCTTAGACATCCACTGGAGGGAGCCGCACGCCTCGCCGCAGAATTCGCAACAATTCCGGTAATTAATGCCGGGTCTGGGACCGAAGAACATCCCACACAAGCACTTCTAGATTTATACACTATATTGCGGGAAAAAAAGCAAATCGACAAACTAAACATAGCGTTGCTCGGTGATTTAAGATATGGCCGTACCGTACACTCACTTGCCGCGGCGCTCACTAACTATGATGTAACATTATACCTCATTTCACCTGAACTTCTAAGGATGCGCCGTGAATTCCTTGAAAATGTAAAGAGGAAGATAAAAGTCGTAGAAGCACGGTCACTTGAGAATGTAATTCGAGAGCTTGATGTATTATATGTAACAAGGATTCAAAAAGAGAGATTTGCGGACCCCGCTGACTACGAAAAGGTGAAAGACGCCTACCAGGTTAACTCGGATATACTGCGAGCTGCGAAAAACGATCTTATTGTTATGCATCCGCTTCCTAGAGTAGAGGAAATCTCACCCGACGTTGACATGACTGCGCATGCAAAATATTTCAAGCAAGTCTGGTACGGACTCTTGCTAAGAATGGCGCTTCTGACCTTAATATTAGGCGAAATAGACTAA
- the iorA gene encoding indolepyruvate ferredoxin oxidoreductase subunit alpha produces the protein MGMEVGLLTVDTPGQRVLMMGNVAIARGALEAGVQVATSYPGTPSSEIIGSLCQVARQAGIYVEWSTNEMVAFEVAFAASLAGVRSIVACKHLGMNWIADPFLVSAYTGVNGGLIIVVADDPHPYSSQNAEDTRYYAKLAKVPCLEPSDVQEAKDVMALAFELSETLQLPVMVRITPRIAHTRGIVVLGSISRLRRKANFEKDSTRYVMISSNARNRHAWLNKQYARAAELAETFQLNRLKLAPGATVGVIGCGLSYGYVREALHLLGAENQVSILKLATVNPLPTQLVCKLLSSVTTVLIVEEIDPVIETDIRSLAQGLGLNLEIRGRLTNDLPRELELTPDIVTAALARIFGASYDSNAASNYVISEINNLVTRRTPFLCAGCPHRASYYAIKQALKKVNRGGIVTGDRGCYNQGIHPPLKAIDTCICMGASIAMACGFSKVGIEEPIVAVIGDSTFFHAGIPALINAVYNHAKVTVVILDNGWTAMTGHQPNPATGITAMGDPTKMLKPEELAMACGVDHVKVVDPYNVKATIDSIVEAINHPEPSVVVCRHICTLQELRTMKLMGIKPAPYSVNLDECTSCKLCLFQLGCPAMAAENGKVKIDTYTCVGCGVCAQVCPVEAIRRGS, from the coding sequence TTGGGTATGGAAGTTGGTTTGCTCACGGTTGATACGCCTGGTCAGCGCGTGTTGATGATGGGTAATGTGGCTATAGCGCGGGGAGCATTGGAAGCGGGGGTGCAGGTGGCAACTTCCTATCCGGGTACGCCTTCGTCAGAAATCATAGGTTCTTTGTGTCAAGTTGCTCGGCAGGCAGGTATTTATGTTGAGTGGTCAACTAATGAGATGGTCGCTTTTGAAGTTGCTTTTGCCGCCTCGCTTGCCGGGGTTCGTTCGATTGTGGCTTGCAAGCACTTAGGCATGAATTGGATTGCTGACCCATTTCTAGTTTCAGCATATACAGGGGTTAATGGTGGTCTTATAATTGTTGTTGCGGATGATCCTCATCCTTATAGTTCCCAAAATGCTGAGGATACTCGGTATTATGCTAAGCTCGCTAAAGTTCCGTGTTTAGAGCCTTCAGATGTTCAAGAGGCTAAGGATGTTATGGCCCTTGCCTTTGAATTATCTGAAACCCTACAATTGCCAGTAATGGTCCGCATAACCCCAAGGATTGCGCATACACGTGGGATCGTCGTTCTCGGGTCGATTTCTAGGTTGCGACGGAAGGCAAACTTTGAGAAAGATTCAACGCGTTACGTTATGATTTCCTCAAACGCGCGAAACCGTCACGCGTGGCTTAACAAGCAATATGCGAGGGCAGCTGAGCTAGCAGAAACTTTTCAACTGAATCGTTTAAAGTTAGCTCCTGGCGCTACTGTGGGTGTAATTGGATGTGGTCTATCTTATGGGTATGTCCGGGAAGCCCTTCATCTGCTAGGGGCAGAAAACCAAGTTTCAATCTTAAAACTAGCGACAGTTAACCCGCTTCCTACCCAACTTGTCTGTAAACTTCTTTCTTCTGTTACTACTGTATTAATAGTCGAGGAAATTGATCCGGTTATTGAGACGGATATCAGGTCACTAGCTCAAGGCTTAGGATTAAACCTGGAAATTAGAGGTAGACTAACAAACGACCTACCCCGAGAGCTTGAATTAACTCCGGATATTGTAACTGCAGCTCTGGCAAGGATCTTTGGCGCCTCCTACGACAGCAACGCCGCCTCGAATTATGTTATATCCGAAATAAATAACCTAGTTACTCGGCGAACACCCTTCCTATGCGCTGGCTGTCCACATCGAGCAAGTTACTATGCGATTAAACAGGCTTTAAAAAAAGTTAATCGTGGCGGTATTGTGACTGGAGATCGCGGTTGTTATAACCAAGGAATCCACCCTCCGCTTAAAGCTATTGACACCTGCATCTGCATGGGTGCGAGCATAGCTATGGCCTGTGGTTTCAGCAAAGTTGGAATAGAGGAACCAATTGTGGCTGTAATTGGGGACTCAACCTTCTTTCATGCCGGAATCCCAGCTTTGATAAACGCGGTTTACAACCACGCCAAAGTCACTGTCGTCATCTTAGATAATGGTTGGACTGCAATGACAGGGCACCAACCAAATCCTGCAACCGGCATTACTGCAATGGGCGATCCAACAAAAATGTTGAAGCCTGAGGAATTGGCTATGGCATGTGGTGTTGATCATGTAAAGGTTGTTGATCCATACAATGTTAAAGCAACTATCGATTCAATTGTTGAAGCAATAAATCATCCTGAGCCATCGGTTGTGGTTTGCCGCCACATATGTACACTCCAAGAACTCCGTACAATGAAGTTAATGGGCATAAAGCCAGCGCCATATAGTGTTAATCTCGACGAGTGTACTAGCTGCAAACTATGTCTTTTCCAATTAGGTTGCCCAGCTATGGCTGCTGAAAATGGTAAGGTGAAAATAGATACATACACATGCGTAGGATGCGGAGTCTGTGCACAGGTATGCCCAGTTGAAGCTATCAGGCGAGGTTCTTAA